In Campylobacter sp. MIT 12-8780, the genomic stretch CTGCTTTTTGCGGATCTTTTTCTACACCATCTCCGCTAAGATATAAATTTGCTAAACGATCACAACCCTCGCCATGTTCTAATTCGCAAGCCTTTTGATACAAAGAATGAGCTTTTTGGTAATCTTCTTCAACTTCTTCATATACTCTACCTACCAAAGAGCAATTAGCGCCCCTTTTTGCTTTATCCAAGCTTTCATCATCGCATGATGGCTCAAACTCAGTCTTTACTTTTTCGCAAGCTTGTTTGTCTTTATTATCAAGACAAAGATTAACATTTTGTTCAGGTTTATCCATAGCTAATTTTACTCCAAAAAATAAAATCACTACAATCAATACAAATCCTATAACAAATATAACTTTTTTCATCTTTGCCCCTACTTATCTTTTATTGGCTCATTTCTTTATAATTATTGCACCCTTGCTGAAGTCTTAAATCACAAGCCTTACCATAATACTCTTTAGCCTTAGCCTTGTTTTTCTTTACACCTCTTCCATTATAGTAAAAAATTCCCAAATTAAAACAACCTATACCCTCACCCAAATCACAAGCTTTTTGAAAAAATGAAGCTGACTTCTCAAAACTTTGCCTTACACCTTCTCCAGTCTCATATAATGTTCCTAGTACAGCACAACCACCTCCATTTCCCAAATCGCATGCTTTTTGCGAAAAAGAAGCTGCCTTGTGATATTCATTATTACTACCAAATGCAGCTGCCACAACCCAGCAAGCGAAGCCTCTATGCTCTTTGCTTAAACTCTCACCATTGCAACTTGGTTCAAAAACTGATATGAGCTTTTTGCAAGCTTGCTCATCTTTATTTTTGCAAGCATTGTAATCTTGCATGAATTCATCCCTACTATCATTTGCCCAAAGCAAATTTACCCCACAAAGTAAAAATAAAATAAACACAAATTTTTTCATTACAAACCTTTCTTAATTATCTTGAATTCAGCCTTTTGTAACTATCACATCCTAGTTGTTCGCCCAAATCACAAGCTTTGCCATAATACTCTTTTGCTTTTGCCTTGTTTTGTTTGACACCATCTCCATTTTCATAAAGAGCCCCTAGGATGACACAACCGACAGCGTCATTCAAATCACATCCTTTTTGAGCAAAAGCAAATGATTTTTTAAAGTCCTGTTTTACACCTTCCCCTAAACCATACAATCTTGCAATTTTTCCACAACCAAAACCATGTCCCAAATCACATCCTTTTTGAAAAAAAGAAGCTGCCTCGCGATATTCGTTATTGTTAGAGTATGCCGCCCCCACAACCGAGCAAGCGTAGCCTCTAACCTCTTTACTTAAACTCTTATCATTGCACCTTGGTTCAAAATGTGATATGAGCCTTTTGCAAGCTTGTTTATCTTTATTTTCACATTGCATGAATTCATCCTTACTATCATAAGCCCAAAGCAAATTTATCCCACAAAGTAAAAATAAAATAAATACAAATTTTTTCATCATTCCTCCTCCTCATCTTGCCAATTTTTTTTGCCTAAGATTCGGGCTATTTTTTGGCGGCACGCTT encodes the following:
- a CDS encoding tetratricopeptide repeat protein encodes the protein MKKFVFILFLLCGVNLLWANDSRDEFMQDYNACKNKDEQACKKLISVFEPSCNGESLSKEHRGFACWVVAAAFGSNNEYHKAASFSQKACDLGNGGGCAVLGTLYETGEGVRQSFEKSASFFQKACDLGEGIGCFNLGIFYYNGRGVKKNKAKAKEYYGKACDLRLQQGCNNYKEMSQ
- a CDS encoding tetratricopeptide repeat protein encodes the protein MKKFVFILFLLCGINLLWAYDSKDEFMQCENKDKQACKRLISHFEPRCNDKSLSKEVRGYACSVVGAAYSNNNEYREAASFFQKGCDLGHGFGCGKIARLYGLGEGVKQDFKKSFAFAQKGCDLNDAVGCVILGALYENGDGVKQNKAKAKEYYGKACDLGEQLGCDSYKRLNSR